The sequence ACTTAATAGTTTGACACAGAGCCGTGAGAAATTGGCTAATATGGATTTACCCCATTTGCTTCAATTGAAACATTAGGTAGGCTACCACTCTCTTAATCGTGTTATGATGACTTGCTAACAAACATGTGACAAAAACCCCCACGCAAACTTGGGCAGACCCTAATCATTACTGGGTATGAAAATTAATATAATCCCGCATCATATTCCACTGTGGCATGGTTTAATGCATTCTTTCAAATGGCACCATTCTATGTCTCTCCATCGTTGCCAAGGAATGCATCTCTAATAATGTCATTTGAGGAGTTTGTCAGCTGAAAGCGATGACACGCAAGCTTCAAAGACACATTGTCAATCCCTCCTTGTGAAACAAAGCATGTTAATCACAGGTCTAAATTATTTAGTAATTTAGCTGcaaatacaataaataaagcatactGTGAAATGGAATAGGTGATTAATCAAATTTATCAAAGCCAAAGTCACCTTCGCAACAAGGTAATGATTTCAATAGCCAGAGTTTTGTGAAATCTGCGCTTATACTCAAACAGCAGTGcagtttttttccttttcattttagTCATTACAGGCTCATATGCATacagcagatggagagagagtgaatactAATTGCACGAAAGGATTTTAATTCTTACTCTTATGTGTCACAAGAGGTCATGTCATAATTTTGATGTTTTTGTTCTTGAACATTCAAGCCTAATATTACTGCAGCCCACACACAGTATGTCACTTACTGTTAATTTTGCTAAATGTATCAGAATGTAATTAAATGATAATTAATTGACCATATGTCAGGTTTAAAATCCGCAATGTAATTAGAGACAGCAGAAAGGGTATTTGGTATTCATGTAATATTCTGTATTGTATCAAAAACTGAACTGTTACTTTTAATGCGCGTCTGTTAATCTTTCTCTGATTATCATTTGGGTGTTTTTGAAAAGCTTTCCAGATGCAGATGTTTGAGTACCGTAAGTTCTCCTACACATATGACAAATGTAGACCGTGCTGATAGAAATATACTTTTGATACAAAAGTAACTTCATGTCAGTGCACGAAATTTCATTGCAAGCACAAAAGTTCTAAAGATATGAAATGCTGCTCTGAAAGGAACTTTATaacagatttttttaaaaaaggttttTATCATAAGGAGTATTAAGTGTGATTCATAATTTACAAACAAGTGTATGCTTTCATAGTTCTAATGACTTTTTGCCTGAGCTGAGGTCTACAAAGAATTTCATTTTCAGATATGGGTAGGAATGGGTTAGCACACTCTAGTGGCAAGTTCTGGGAGATAATTAACATCGTGAAGCATTTCATGAAGCAATTTAATGGCAAAACCCCCCAAAACTTTGGATCATCTTTGTATAAATAGGCCTGCATTGGGACATATTCACAGAGTAAAACCTTCATTAACAATAATGCATTTCCAATAGGAATTTAAGCAGACCGACCCGATCTTGTGTGAATAGCTGATGATCCGTTCTGTGAAATGAGTgattcacatgtacagtactagTCCCATGCTTCCAAACCTGCTCATTATAGAGGACCGCTCCTCAATCAGAAGCTCAGTCCTCCACAGTCAAAGTACTTGCCCAGAGTACAGTAAATAGAACATTCAGTTAGCCATGTGAGTTGTTGAGTTTACAGTtgtgtctgtaaatgctgtatGTGGTCATTCGTAAAACACAGGAGACAAATTTGGTTAACCCATGAAATAATTTATTGTGTTTGAGCAAACTGTGTGTAACCGCATGACGTTAAGCCCAAACAGATCAgctattgcaaaaaaaaaaaagctgttttgCCAACTGAGGTAAAGAGAAGTTGAATGTGTTCCAAGTGtacacttgaaaaaacacaCAGGAATTATACCAGGTATTGCCCCACATCAACCTGCCCAAGCGACTCCTGCAGTCCAGCGTTAGTGATGCTTTTTCAGGAGGGGCTTGGTTCCGTTGAGGTTGTGCAAGTGGTGACTATCCTGAGGTTTGGAGGAGTTCTGGTTAGTGTCGATCTGCGTGAGGCTGCAGGGAGAACATGGAGTGTGGCGAACATCCAGAACGTCCTCCGATGCGAGGCACCGTTTGATGAGGCATGCGCGTCACTCCAGCTGTTTCCAGTGCCAGATGTGGGTGACCGTCCAGTCAGGTTCGACTCCCCTGGTCAGCTCCCGGTGAAACCTGCGTGAGGACAGGAAGGCAGGTGAGGAGGCAATACACACACCCAGAAGTATCAGAGCATCTTCTGTATGCTTTTATCCATCTTACATTTCACAAACttgttaatacacacacacacacacacacacacaaaaaaaaccctcaaccCAACAGATGAAAACAGCTGGAATAATTTGGGGTGGCTCTGTATGAGATTCTACACCATGACTAATTTGTTCCTTTGTGTCTGAAGTGATTAGGGGAGTCAAAGTGTGAGTAGGTGACAGATGGAGATATTTGCAGATGTGCAACAGAGacacaaaagaaagagaagtgtgtatgtgtgcgtgtgcaaacaGCTTAGAGCAAACCGATTAGCAATAATATATCCATCAAACAACTGCTGAAAATGAATGCCTGCCATAAGCTAAGAATCCATTAACTAAATTATAAAAAACACTTAAAGCCAGCTCTGACTTAATCAGTCAATGGCATCAATTTCTCTAAGAATCTTCCTCAAGAAACTTTGGGGCTATTAAAAGTCTCCTCGCTGTatcaatcaaacaaaacaactaAACAAGATGACTTCCTTTCTTAACCCCTTGATGAGGGACGCCATTAGTAGGGTGACACCCTAACACTTTCAATGTGTGACAAATTAATGCCATCATGGGTTAAGACTCCTTAGCGTTTACAACTGCAAGCGAATTCTTCCTCTACTTAAAAAAGTGCACGAAAGTGAGGCACACTTGTCACTTACTCGTACACGGCGGTCACAATCTTCTTTGAGGACTCCTCTCCAGTATCCTCTATGCTGAAGATCCGAGTGCTCTCAGGATCCTCGGGGATATCTGCATCTGACAGGTGCCACAAGCGCATCATGACGTAACAAAACTTCCTCCCTGGGGATGATGACATAAACCATGAGCattgcatttcacacacataaaaaccccTTCTCTTGTTGCGAGCACATTGGCTGACCCATTCACTGAAATATGACATATGAAGATGAGACAGTCAACACTGTACCTCTATTATCAAAGATCACAGAGACGTCTTCAGGGAGTACAAATACAATATCATCTGAAGAGATGGCTATGTTTCTTTTCTGGACATCTGATAGTGTTTTGTATTTCCTCTTGACTCTTTCAACCGCCTGAAATACAGATAGTTATTCGGAGAACTCTAAAGAAACCTCTGCAATCTCAAAATATTTccaccagtaggcctactcgTGTGGGCACAAAGCTGTTTGTTTAGTACCTCATCAGACATAACACCCCTCAAATCCGCGAATCTGCCTTTGGAGACCATTGTAGAGACGTGGACCACAGCCTAAAACCAAAATCCACACAATGTGCTTAACATCTGCTTCATAAGTTCCTATGTTATTTTCTGACAGTTGGCTGCATGTTACTTTGAACACCCATAATCATAGGCAGAAACATAGTTTCCCTTCGACAATTTTCACACAATGTTTCAAGAGTGGCGCAGCAAAGACAGCTCAAGAAGCGCAAGAGTAGCTACCTGCTTCACTCCAGTATCAAATTCCACGCTAGAAATATTGAAATCAAAATAGAGTTCGACGAAGATCATTATGATTTTATTTCGTATCCATGTGATGGGATCTGGAATGCCCACGACAGATATTTCTGGTCGTCTCGACGTCTTGGGCTCATTGTCACTGTCGCTGCTGTACTGTCTGAATCTCTGACAGACAAATAGTGTATTTTGTCTCCTCAGATGCAAGTTGATATAAGAAGGTGTCCCTTCCAGGGGTCGGCAGCTTGGTTGTAGAAACGCCCAGGAGCTGAATGGGGTCTGGTTAGCAGGAGGGTTCCTCTTCCAAGGACAGGCCAACGGTTTGCACCCCACAATCCCTCCAAGTTCACGGTACGTTGCAAAGCATGTGATGCGCTGCATTATCAATCCCTTCGGCCCTtgtcaaaaataaaaacaatatagTTCATTCTGCATGTGCTACAGGGGGTGCCGCGTCCCCTGTTCAGTTTGCTTCCGGTCAACCTTATACAACTGTCTCCCGCTGTACCCATAATGCATTTGGAGAGAATAACCAGCATTGAAACAAATTCGAGGCAATCCAGTAGATGGAGACACATCCTAACTTGTAGATTGCTTATGCCGAAGGTTACCTCACAAACTTCAGTGGCCTCCGTCCGCGCGTAAAGTGAGTGCGTAGCATGGTGAGGTAGGTGCACAAGGTGAGAGTAGGCGATAAGGTTATTCTAAAGACACTACTGGTCAAATCCTCTTCATGGATTGTTttttataaatataattatttttaagaCTCTCAAGAAAAATACGTTCCTTGGTGAATTTTACGCATTTACAACATGAAGTTTGGGAATTATAGCCTAACGTTAGACCTACCTATATCGCTTTCTCAAATTAGCCGTATAGGGGAAAGTCTCCAAACCGAATGAGCACATTCTGCGAGACAACCTAAGGTCCACATTGCTGATTAGTATTCTGAGTTGCCTGAATACATTCCTCTTGATGGCAAACAGAGCAATCTATGCTCATTTCATACCTGGGACTAAAGTAGCCTAACATTTTCGAGTCGTTTCCGCTCGGAGCATCTCCGCCGAGCCTGCAACACAGGTGCAAAAAAATCATTGTTTCAAACGCTGAAAATTTGATCAGTAGACCAAAACATCATTACGCTCCCGCTGTTAGTGGTGATTACAGGTCACAAGCATTTGTGTTCGCGTTGTATTtctattttctttgtgaaagatgCTGATTTATTCACGTTTGATGTATTATTTCCACGCATGAGAGACAAGTAGAGACACCTGCGCGTTCTCCACCCCCACTAAGTTCTGTAACTAATTTTATTGATAAATAATTGCTAGTGGTGCACTTGATTATTGAAAATAGCGTTCAGATATGGAAACCTTTCTAAGATGTATTATAGTAATTACCTCTGTCAGTTTGAAATGCTTTTGCATCTGTGGATTGACTGGAGCAGAATGATAAAATCGTGCTCTGTCGTGACTTCACAGGCTTTTAAAATTTCATCGACTCGTATGGTTCGATAGTAAACTGGAGGACTCATCCATGTCTTAACAATTGCAATGAGACGCAAACGGTTCTTAAGAGTTAACACAACGTCGTTATCACCAAGTATAGTTGTACTTACTGTTGATTTATTTCTGTCCCGTCCTCGATGCACCTGACTTACCTGATGAGAGTGGTACTGGGATGCAGGTGTTCGCCAACATTAGACACCGAAGGCCTGCTTGCAAAGTAGCCATTTAACCTGTGCAATCAAGATGTAAGGCACTTATTTATTGAGTTTATGTTGTTTTAAGTTTGGATGATTATGCCATTTTAATCCAAAAAGTAGCCTATTATCTACCAACAATTGGTGTGGTACAGTGTTTGTGATATTCTAGATATTCCTCGCTAAGCCACTGCAAGGCACTGTTGCCTGCGAATAAGTTTGGTCAAATTTGGACGAAGAGGTCTGATCAGGTGTTCGTTTTCCATCCAAACAGTGGCAGGTCATAGAACACTGATTGGGTTCTTTCTGATACAGTTGAAGTAATATTTGGAAACTTTGTAATTGCAATTCACAAGTTAAAGTCAAGCATAAAGTTTTTCTCAGTAGTCTGGTGGTCATCTAAGTATGAGCTACAAACATGGCTGGATGTGctattacagacacacacacacacacacacacacacacacacacacacacacacacacacacacacacacacacacacacacacacacacaccgagagagagagagagagagagagagagagagagagatcttttcAAACTTTGATGCTTTGTAATGAGAGAAATTAGTGAAAATGCAGTAATAGTTTGTTTTTtgccaaaaatgttttttttttcagatttatttttttctatcttcgcataaattaaaaaatctgcTGAAATTTATTATTCATCTGAGATGTGATTAATATGCAAAATTATGCAAATTAAGATGCAATTAGGCTCCAATTCTCTAGTGGAATTTTCCATTATAATTTAATACAAAGTAACAGAGTAATTGGTGTCACGTGTAATTACGGTTACTCAAGTGTACTTTCAGGCATGCAAATGCTGTGCTATATGTTTGTTATCCTATGCAAATGTACCATGTGGCGCTTCAGCAAGTAGGGAGCACCTAATATAAGAGTATACTAGCCGTGAAAAATTACAGTAGAAAGGATGTCCAGTAGGTGACATTGATAAGATCTGATATTTTGTAAACATTTGGGAACTTTTTCTTGGTAGTTTTTAAGCTTATTGAATAAAGTACTGAATTCATTTCGAAAGTTGAAGCAAAACAATTAAAGTTATCTCTTTCACTGTCCTTGGCAGTGCTTCTTGAAAAGTGTGGAACACTTCAACTAGTGAAGGTCCCCCTTGTAAACTGGATGAAGTATGGCTTTGGAGAACGGGTCCTACTTGGGAGGTAAATTGATTTTAAACTGTTAAACATGACTGGTTACATGGCCTGACATCTTTCTTGTCAGCACCATACCCCCCTCatcatgttaacacacacacacacacacacacacacacacacacacatgcacacacatgcacacacacacacacacgcacatgcacatacacacactcacacacatgcacacccgcaaatacgcacacacccacacacgcacgaacgcacacacccatgcacacacacacacacacacacacacacacacacacacaccgcatttACACTACATGTATATACTCTCTGGAGCCCTGTATCTCAGTCTCTTAACCCTGCTCtatgtacctctctctctctctctctttctctctctctctctccccccctccacccccgtcTTTCAGCTCTGTCTTGTTCATGATCGCTACTCCGAACAAAGACATTGCCATCCCCCAGCtcctgtcccccccccaccccccacccccaaccctttTCCAATCTCACCGCCTCCACCCTGTATGCCTGCCTGCACAACTCTCTCAAAGAACATAATCCCTCCACAAAAAAATCGAGGCACAAAGGAAACTTGAGCTCAATCCTATAACGCACGGCCACGGcacacaatgccccccccccccattccccagCCGGCCCCCGTCCTCCCTCTTCATAAGCGCTAAATGCCCCGTGGCATGAATCAGTCTTTATCCCTCCCAGCTCAGCTGATCGGTGGCATCCCTGGGCTCGTCCATGCCACTGCACAGCCTGCCCTCGCTCACTACGCCACGTCTCCGCctgccaccacccccccccccccccaaacacacacacacacacacacacacacacacacacgcacatacacactcacatacaaacacaaataccaccccctcccttcccaaAGAAAAATAATGAGCCTCCTGTTTATCTACCTGGAGACCTCGATGTCAACTCCTCAACTCAGCAGTTGGGAGCATGACTTGGCCTACATCTGACTTATTATTCATTATGGCAGTGCCTATTAAGGCCGAGACGCACTGCATAAAGGGAGTCCTGAGagatgttggggggggggggggggggggggtgctgatgTTTTGTATTATGGGTGTgcgtgagtttatgtgtgttgcTGCACAGGACGAAGGGGTCATCAAGTTCATGCAAAGTGGAGGGATGATGAAGTTAGCGATATAGATAGGGACCTTGAAAAATGGCATAGTATGTTATAATGATCCTTTCAAAAAAgttcatttgtttttcttttatgaCAATACaagaaaaataatgttttacTCTCCCTAAGTGCTCTCTAAGGGAGACgacattgcattttaaattgTGTTATCATTAACTGTGTCACGAAGTAGCAATGAAACTTTCTTCCTAACAACACCACGGTGAAAACAAATAAAGGGGAAGATAATAACACTGTCATTCCTTCCAGAGAGGAAGTCAGAGAGGTGTTTGTGGCAGGTCTGCAGACGCGGCGTGATCTAGGTCGGCGTTTTTTtgctgtttgcttgtttgtgttttgctgcATGCAGCACAGGGCTCGTTCGGTTAGCCCTGTGAGCTGCAGCGTCGTACCACgcacagtaaacaaacacagttgtgtacgtacacacacacaggcgacgCCGCCGCTGCCGCGTGTGAACGTGTGCGCGAGACTGCGGCTGTGTTCTTCGTCGAGCTTGTAAGGCCCTGGGTGCAGGTTTGAGACAACAAATTGGGGAAGGGGGTGGTAGTGGGATGGGTGTCGGAACGCTAGGTGTCGGGGGGGCgggcggagggggagggggggggtaaggggggATGGAAAGAGGGGTGGAATGCAGCGTGGGTGAGGCCGATGTAATCTCTCATGCCA comes from Sardina pilchardus chromosome 6, fSarPil1.1, whole genome shotgun sequence and encodes:
- the si:dkey-82o10.4 gene encoding m-AAA protease-interacting protein 1, mitochondrial, whose protein sequence is MQRITCFATYRELGGIVGCKPLACPWKRNPPANQTPFSSWAFLQPSCRPLEGTPSYINLHLRRQNTLFVCQRFRQYSSDSDNEPKTSRRPEISVVGIPDPITWIRNKIIMIFVELYFDFNISSVEFDTGVKQAVVHVSTMVSKGRFADLRGVMSDEAVERVKRKYKTLSDVQKRNIAISSDDIVFVLPEDVSVIFDNRGRKFCYVMMRLWHLSDADIPEDPESTRIFSIEDTGEESSKKIVTAVYEFHRELTRGVEPDWTVTHIWHWKQLE